One part of the Haliotis asinina isolate JCU_RB_2024 chromosome 2, JCU_Hal_asi_v2, whole genome shotgun sequence genome encodes these proteins:
- the LOC137274214 gene encoding translation initiation factor IF-3-like: MAASMNRLAVTLCRYAQRKLYYHKLGPDLRLPMTRSLSHCPTGPDGAKHLLEKRISYQLTCLVKLTRQLSGTCCSQAKKISVPQADLKADSEVMVFDMTGMFIGKMPISKAEEMANKESLKLVDMGPNQDKVQCYKLMTGKELHKESMKTKSVKSGRTDEKEFVITIKITDHDLGIKLKHVQETLQKGRHVKITLKEKGRMEEAEVNRLQSQLLRKISDSVNEIAIVKNAIRTSKFCKVSIIPKEDAKQDV, translated from the exons ATGGCCGCGTCCATGAACAG ACTTGCAGTGACATTGTGCAGGTATGCTCAGAGAAAACTCTACTACCACAAACTGGGACCTGATCTCAGACTCCCGATGACCAGAAGCCTATCCCACTGTCCCACTGGACCAGATGGTGCTAAACATCTCCTAGAAAAGAGAATTTCCTATCAGTTGACATGCTTGGTGAAGCTAACACGACAACTGTCTGGGACTTGTTGCTCTCAGGCTAAGAAGATATCTGTACCTCAAGCTGACCTCAAAGCAGACAGTGAAGTCATGGTGTTTGACATGACAGGGATGTTTATTGGTAAGATGCCAATATCTAAAGCTGAGGAGATGGCAAACAAAGAGAGTCTAAAGCTTGTAGACATGGGACCCAATCAGGACAAAGTCCAGTGCTATAAACTGATGACAGGGAAGGAGCTCCACAAAGAATCGATGAAAACCAAGTCTGTAAAATCAGGCCGGACAGATGAAAAGGAGTTTGTTATAACAATAAAGATAACCGATCACGACCTGGGTATCAAACTGAAACATGTGCAGGAGACATTGCAGAAAGGCAGGCATGTGAAGATCACTCTAAAAGAGAAGGGGAGAATGGAAGAG GCTGAGGTGAATCGCCTGCAGAGTCAGCTCCTGAGGAAGATATCTGACAGCGTGAATGAGATTGCTATTGTCAAGAACGCCATCAGGACATCCAAATTTTGCAAGGTTTCAATCATTCCCAAAGAGGATGCAAAACAAGATGTCTGA